In Chromobacterium rhizoryzae, one genomic interval encodes:
- a CDS encoding SDR family NAD(P)-dependent oxidoreductase, with product MTDATPVDAVAIIGASCRLPGVSTLEQFWSMIADGRVAIERFGADAARREGVPETVLAQPGFVGAGGPLDGVDQFDAAYFGIPPSQAAAMDPQQRIFLECVHEALERAGHGAARGARVGVWAGSASVDYLVDHVRDRLDRASPNRYLQQWVGVDKDYLATQVAYRLDFGGPAISLQTACSTSLVAVVQAMQGLLSFQCDFAVAGGVSVALPQRQGHVYEEGSILSADGACRPFTTDSSGTVFGNGAGVVVLRRLEDALADGDPIMAVIRGGAVNNDGAAKVGFTAPGGRGQQDVIRQALALSEVDGASIGYVETHGTGTAIGDEVELAALGAALGQRSGADARCALGTLKANVGHLNAAAGACGLIKAALAVEHGRIPAAVGAERAIDALRGDAGFYLPTETAPWDAPQRRAGVSSFGIGGTNAHVIIEAAPPRAPRTPDVAPLLLLSARGEALPALCADYADFLDGHPELRIEDVCLTAALGRRHWEQRAAFRAESREALIAALRAFAAGEPSTETIAAEVPARAPELSFAFGGAEDLDAVLTRVQLWQASGVVPASVCATGSGVFAAAFAAGALSLEDARQRRAERAVAPSLLWISAASGLPLDSAEAVREELAGAGTAPGAADAAEALEAAGAEWVLDFGDTALGAGAAGMASLDPASPDALARLWTAGLTLELSQHYRDGNRVALPTYPFQRQRHWIDRAPRFLAAGATPFLGRRTDAPALGATFFDAEWSVAVLPFLQDHVIYDKVVVSGAALAVMMADGARALTGSDGCVLSDLCFPAALVIPSGAARKVQLQLVRDGDGFEATVLTLESADVHATARVDAGEAPGAAPSEPVRGEAISTELLDSWLRARSVVMGPTFRRLSDIVVGDGGASCDMRDDADDAGWLLHPGVLDSVLQLVAAAARPEGSKAFVPTRIARLALHGRTGAGMRCHASAERGQASLFDAGKVLLEMTGLESREVTRNELLRVEPLREGYAVEWRDAAGGDAAALPATIAILSGAGDTAAGLAAMLRDEGKEAVVVAAVNDIPFDKAGLIVDCRGLEARGDAPAPAVYAGALELFATAARRERPCRIALALAPDAPASAPLQALSRAVAMETPHLQTLALHAGDARAIRRGLDYFERETEVAVKGEAVAAPRFDERALPLRADLALSADATWLITGGLGELGLRVAGWLAALGARALVLTGRRPADAAAEAALAALRRDGVEVKVWQADVAAEADVDALLAEIDATMPPLRGVCHLAGVVEDCLVGDVTPASLAATLAGKARGAWLLHERTLAYPLEHFVLFSSAAAAFGAPGQSTYAMANAYLDALAARRRAQGLPALSIAWGPWQDVGMLARSSANAKRRLAQLGIGQIEAECGRATFEIALGADLPAHLVLLPIDWGRLIEQWPPHVPASRFAGIATAQPGAGSTSSVSELLALPAEERRHRLFQLLAEDAALVTGTPLASLDPERSLFDYDLDSLLITDLRVLLEKRFGRAIPTTVIFSNPTIAALADHLARTVFGMAEAEATPAAPTAEPDAPADAAMSQEEIVEMLSAKLKELNRKDAR from the coding sequence ATGACTGATGCAACACCCGTAGACGCCGTAGCGATCATCGGCGCGAGCTGCCGCCTGCCCGGCGTCAGCACCCTGGAACAGTTCTGGTCGATGATAGCCGACGGCCGGGTCGCGATTGAACGCTTCGGCGCGGACGCGGCGCGCCGCGAGGGCGTGCCGGAAACGGTGCTGGCCCAGCCCGGCTTCGTCGGCGCCGGCGGTCCGCTGGACGGCGTCGATCAATTCGACGCGGCCTATTTCGGCATTCCGCCGTCGCAGGCGGCGGCGATGGACCCGCAGCAGCGGATTTTCCTTGAATGCGTGCACGAGGCGCTGGAGCGCGCCGGTCACGGCGCGGCGCGCGGCGCGCGCGTCGGCGTCTGGGCCGGCTCGGCCAGCGTCGATTATCTCGTCGACCACGTGCGCGACCGGCTGGACCGCGCGTCGCCCAACCGCTATCTGCAGCAATGGGTGGGCGTGGACAAGGACTATCTGGCCACCCAGGTCGCCTACCGGCTCGATTTCGGCGGCCCGGCCATCAGCTTGCAGACCGCGTGCTCGACTTCCCTTGTCGCCGTGGTTCAGGCGATGCAGGGACTGCTGAGCTTCCAGTGCGACTTCGCGGTGGCGGGCGGCGTCAGCGTCGCCTTGCCGCAGCGGCAGGGCCATGTGTACGAGGAGGGCAGCATTCTGTCCGCGGACGGCGCCTGCCGTCCGTTCACCACGGACAGCAGCGGCACCGTCTTCGGCAACGGCGCGGGCGTGGTGGTGCTGCGCCGCCTGGAGGACGCGCTGGCCGACGGCGACCCCATCATGGCGGTGATTCGCGGCGGCGCGGTCAACAACGACGGCGCGGCCAAGGTGGGCTTCACCGCGCCCGGCGGGCGCGGGCAGCAGGACGTGATCCGCCAGGCGCTGGCGCTCAGCGAGGTGGACGGCGCGTCGATAGGCTATGTGGAGACGCACGGCACCGGCACGGCGATCGGCGACGAGGTGGAACTGGCGGCGCTGGGCGCGGCCCTGGGCCAGCGTTCCGGCGCCGACGCGCGCTGCGCGCTGGGCACGCTTAAGGCGAACGTCGGCCATCTGAACGCGGCGGCGGGCGCTTGCGGGCTGATCAAGGCCGCGCTGGCGGTGGAGCATGGGCGGATTCCGGCCGCCGTCGGCGCGGAACGCGCGATAGACGCGCTGCGCGGCGACGCCGGCTTCTACCTGCCGACGGAAACCGCGCCTTGGGACGCGCCGCAGCGGCGCGCCGGGGTCAGCTCCTTCGGCATAGGCGGCACCAACGCCCACGTGATCATAGAAGCGGCGCCGCCGCGCGCGCCGCGCACGCCGGACGTCGCGCCGCTCTTGCTGTTGTCGGCGCGCGGCGAGGCCTTGCCCGCGTTGTGCGCGGACTACGCGGACTTTCTCGACGGTCATCCCGAACTGAGGATAGAAGACGTTTGCCTGACGGCGGCGCTGGGGCGGCGGCATTGGGAGCAGCGCGCGGCGTTCCGCGCCGAATCCCGCGAGGCCTTGATCGCCGCGCTGCGCGCCTTCGCCGCCGGCGAGCCGAGCACGGAGACGATCGCGGCGGAAGTGCCGGCGCGCGCGCCGGAGCTGAGCTTCGCCTTCGGCGGCGCCGAGGATCTGGACGCGGTATTGACCCGCGTGCAGCTGTGGCAGGCGAGCGGCGTCGTGCCGGCCAGCGTGTGCGCGACGGGGAGCGGGGTGTTCGCCGCGGCCTTCGCGGCGGGCGCGCTGAGTCTTGAGGATGCGCGGCAGCGCCGCGCGGAGCGCGCCGTCGCGCCGTCGCTATTGTGGATCAGCGCGGCCTCGGGCCTGCCGCTGGACAGCGCGGAGGCGGTGCGCGAGGAGCTGGCCGGCGCGGGCACGGCGCCTGGCGCGGCGGACGCCGCCGAGGCGCTGGAGGCGGCCGGCGCGGAATGGGTGCTGGACTTCGGCGACACGGCGCTGGGCGCGGGCGCTGCCGGCATGGCGTCGCTCGATCCGGCCTCGCCGGACGCGCTGGCGCGGCTGTGGACCGCGGGCCTGACGCTGGAGCTGTCCCAGCATTACCGCGACGGCAACCGGGTGGCGCTGCCGACCTATCCCTTCCAGCGCCAGCGTCACTGGATAGACCGCGCGCCGCGCTTCCTGGCGGCGGGCGCGACGCCCTTCCTTGGACGGCGCACCGACGCGCCGGCCTTGGGCGCGACCTTCTTCGACGCCGAATGGAGCGTGGCCGTCTTGCCCTTCCTGCAGGATCACGTGATTTACGACAAGGTGGTGGTGTCCGGCGCGGCGCTCGCGGTGATGATGGCCGACGGCGCGCGCGCGCTCACCGGCTCGGACGGCTGCGTGCTGAGCGATCTGTGTTTCCCGGCCGCGCTGGTGATTCCGTCGGGCGCGGCGCGCAAGGTCCAGCTGCAATTGGTGCGCGACGGCGACGGTTTCGAAGCCACGGTGTTGACGCTGGAGTCCGCCGACGTCCACGCGACGGCCAGGGTGGACGCCGGCGAGGCGCCGGGCGCCGCGCCGTCGGAGCCGGTGCGCGGAGAAGCGATCTCCACCGAGCTGCTGGATAGCTGGCTGCGCGCGCGCAGCGTGGTGATGGGGCCGACCTTCCGGCGTCTGTCGGACATCGTGGTCGGGGACGGCGGCGCGTCTTGCGATATGCGGGACGACGCCGACGACGCCGGCTGGTTGCTGCACCCCGGGGTGCTGGATTCGGTGCTGCAACTGGTGGCCGCCGCCGCGCGGCCCGAGGGCAGCAAGGCTTTTGTGCCGACGCGCATCGCGCGGCTGGCGCTGCACGGGCGGACCGGCGCCGGGATGCGCTGTCACGCGTCGGCCGAGCGGGGGCAGGCCAGCCTGTTCGACGCCGGCAAGGTGCTGCTCGAAATGACCGGCCTGGAGTCGCGCGAGGTGACCCGCAATGAATTGCTGCGCGTCGAACCGCTGCGCGAGGGCTATGCGGTGGAATGGCGCGACGCGGCGGGCGGGGACGCCGCCGCGCTGCCGGCGACCATCGCCATCCTGAGCGGAGCGGGGGATACGGCGGCCGGGCTGGCGGCGATGCTGCGCGACGAAGGCAAGGAGGCCGTCGTGGTGGCGGCGGTGAACGATATTCCCTTCGACAAGGCGGGCCTGATCGTCGATTGCCGCGGGCTGGAGGCGCGCGGCGACGCGCCGGCGCCGGCGGTTTACGCCGGGGCGCTGGAACTGTTCGCCACGGCCGCGCGACGCGAGCGGCCTTGCCGCATCGCCTTGGCGCTGGCGCCGGACGCGCCGGCCTCGGCGCCGCTGCAGGCGCTGTCGCGCGCGGTGGCGATGGAAACGCCGCACCTGCAGACGCTGGCGCTGCACGCGGGCGACGCGCGGGCGATCCGCCGCGGCCTGGATTACTTCGAGCGCGAGACCGAAGTCGCGGTCAAGGGCGAGGCGGTCGCCGCGCCGCGCTTCGACGAGCGCGCGCTGCCGCTCAGAGCGGACCTCGCGCTCTCGGCGGACGCCACGTGGCTGATCACGGGCGGGCTGGGCGAACTCGGCCTGCGCGTCGCGGGCTGGCTGGCCGCGCTGGGCGCGCGCGCCTTGGTGCTGACCGGCCGCCGGCCGGCCGACGCCGCGGCCGAGGCGGCGCTGGCCGCGCTGCGTCGCGACGGCGTGGAGGTGAAGGTGTGGCAGGCCGACGTGGCGGCGGAAGCGGACGTCGACGCGCTGCTGGCCGAGATCGACGCGACCATGCCGCCGCTGCGCGGCGTCTGCCATCTGGCGGGCGTGGTGGAGGACTGCCTGGTCGGCGACGTCACGCCGGCCTCGCTGGCCGCCACCCTGGCCGGCAAGGCCCGCGGCGCCTGGCTGCTGCATGAGCGCACCCTGGCTTACCCGCTGGAACACTTCGTGCTGTTTTCCTCCGCCGCCGCCGCCTTCGGCGCGCCGGGGCAATCGACCTACGCGATGGCCAACGCCTACCTAGACGCGCTGGCCGCGCGCCGCCGCGCGCAAGGCTTGCCCGCGCTGTCCATCGCCTGGGGGCCGTGGCAGGACGTGGGCATGCTGGCCCGCTCCAGCGCCAACGCCAAGCGGCGGCTCGCGCAGCTGGGCATCGGCCAGATCGAGGCCGAATGCGGCCGCGCCACTTTCGAGATCGCGCTGGGGGCGGACCTGCCGGCCCACCTCGTGCTGCTGCCCATCGATTGGGGGCGCTTGATCGAGCAATGGCCGCCGCATGTGCCGGCCAGCCGCTTCGCCGGCATCGCCACCGCCCAGCCGGGCGCGGGCTCCACCTCCTCGGTCAGCGAGCTGCTGGCGCTGCCGGCGGAGGAAAGACGACATCGTCTGTTCCAACTGCTGGCCGAGGACGCCGCGCTGGTGACCGGCACGCCGCTGGCCTCGCTGGACCCCGAGCGCTCGCTGTTCGACTACGACCTGGACTCCTTGCTGATCACCGATCTGCGCGTGCTGCTGGAAAAGCGTTTCGGCCGCGCGATACCGACCACGGTGATTTTCTCGAATCCGACCATAGCCGCCTTGGCGGACCATCTGGCGCGGACGGTGTTCGGCATGGCCGAGGCGGAGGCGACGCCCGCCGCGCCCACCGCCGAGCCCGACGCGCCGGCGGACGCCGCGATGTCGCAGGAGGAGATCGTGGAAATGCTGTCCGCGAAACTGAAGGAACTGAATAGAAAGGACGCGCGATGA
- a CDS encoding type I polyketide synthase, translating into MSQIDTTALMRNALREIERLQRELDGAEQRRHAPIAVVGMGCRFAGVDSPEALWQRLLDGADGVSEVPAERWDVERYFDADPDASGRIYCRTGSFLDDIASFDAGFFGISAREAAMLDPQQRMLLEVAWEAVERAGMTAAELKGSATGVFAGVMHQDYAHRFRRAEEVDLYTASGNAPSVLAGRVSHALGLHGPTLTIDTACSSSLVAVHLACNALRAGECDIAIVGGVNVVLSPLSTAAECRAHMLSPSGRCRSFDDGADGFVRGEGCGVVVLQRLADAEAAGRTIDALIAGSAVNHDGRSAGLTVPNEHAQRELVRAALRAARIDAAQVNYIEAHGTGTALGDPIEAAALASVFAGRGREERVLLGSIKSNFGHLEGAAGIAGLIKAALTVRHGVVPATLHVRTPNRGIDWDTLPLRLALGAERIDAGSAPCVAGVSSFGFSGTNAHAVLLAPPRAAAGETAAGADEGAQLLVVSAKSDASLRGNAARLAAHLAGLDAAAWAAACHASRAARSHFPHRLALTAASAEEMARELSRFARGEDAAVHSGVCGGMPPSRDASPETADAGREPAERLDALARRYVAGLPVDWPTPAGAGRRVARLPSYAFDRQPYWVDEGRAQAESPLYRIAWQPLPAPAGARRSGERIVAGDPALCAEVARALEAAGERCAIAPAEIDAIRRAGDAGLVLAFDRAAGDEDALAAVARRGALLSALARERAATPSAAPITVVTRGGAATGPAEELDPVLAALSAAVRVARREQGRSWRGTIDIDGSPASFDALAALLADDAAEEQLAVRGATVLAPRLRRAGAGAAGALPALDGDAVYVVTGGTGALGLATARWLAGRGARHLLLISRGGEAGAAAQAACARLRGDGVEVRVAAADVADEAALRGALAAAGRPIRGVAHCAGIVRDATLDALDAAAFAETLRAKVGGAVLLDRLTEAEPLDFFLLYSSISAAVGRHGQAAYAAANGYLDALAQRRRLRARPALSIGWGSWAAGMGAADAKTAERIRAGGLNPLSEGEAFAALERAFTGEPHLVVAAIDLARIAAQPDLPPLIEGLVGRAPAANARTLSFDQLRGRPAGERRARVADYLDAELRAVLSSPAALPRQTSLLDLGVDSLTGAELRNALERALGVSVAISHLIDGSSLDELIDQVMAQLERKLVTEQHSAAGADTEEITL; encoded by the coding sequence ATGAGCCAGATCGACACGACCGCGCTGATGCGGAACGCGCTGCGCGAGATCGAACGCCTGCAGCGCGAACTGGACGGCGCCGAACAGCGCCGGCACGCGCCCATCGCCGTGGTCGGCATGGGCTGCCGTTTCGCCGGCGTCGACTCGCCGGAGGCGCTGTGGCAGCGGCTGCTCGACGGCGCGGACGGCGTGAGCGAGGTGCCGGCCGAGCGTTGGGACGTCGAGCGCTACTTCGACGCCGATCCGGACGCGAGCGGCCGCATCTACTGCCGCACCGGCAGCTTTTTGGACGACATCGCCTCCTTCGACGCCGGCTTCTTCGGCATTTCGGCGCGCGAGGCGGCGATGCTGGATCCGCAGCAGCGCATGCTGCTTGAAGTGGCTTGGGAAGCGGTGGAGCGCGCCGGCATGACGGCGGCGGAACTGAAGGGCTCGGCCACCGGGGTGTTCGCCGGCGTCATGCATCAGGACTACGCGCACCGTTTCCGCCGGGCGGAGGAGGTCGACCTCTACACCGCCTCGGGCAACGCGCCCAGCGTGCTGGCGGGCCGCGTGTCGCACGCGCTCGGCCTGCACGGGCCGACGCTGACGATAGACACCGCGTGCTCGTCGTCGCTGGTCGCCGTGCACCTGGCTTGCAACGCGCTGCGCGCCGGCGAGTGCGACATCGCCATCGTCGGCGGCGTCAATGTGGTGCTGTCGCCGCTGTCCACCGCCGCCGAATGCCGGGCGCACATGCTGTCGCCCAGCGGCCGCTGCCGCTCCTTCGACGACGGCGCGGACGGTTTCGTGCGCGGCGAGGGCTGCGGCGTGGTGGTGCTGCAGCGGCTCGCCGACGCCGAGGCCGCCGGGCGGACCATAGACGCGCTGATCGCCGGCTCGGCGGTCAATCACGACGGCCGCAGCGCGGGCCTGACGGTGCCTAACGAGCACGCGCAGCGCGAGCTGGTGCGGGCGGCCTTGCGCGCCGCGCGCATCGACGCGGCGCAGGTGAATTATATCGAGGCGCACGGCACCGGCACCGCGCTGGGCGACCCGATAGAGGCGGCGGCGCTGGCCTCCGTGTTTGCCGGCCGCGGCCGCGAGGAGCGCGTGCTGCTGGGCTCGATCAAGAGCAATTTCGGCCATCTGGAAGGCGCGGCGGGGATAGCCGGGCTGATCAAGGCGGCGCTGACGGTGCGCCATGGCGTGGTGCCCGCCACCCTGCATGTGCGCACGCCCAACCGCGGCATCGACTGGGACACGCTGCCGCTGCGCCTCGCGCTCGGCGCGGAACGCATAGACGCCGGCAGCGCGCCTTGCGTTGCCGGGGTCAGCTCCTTCGGCTTCAGCGGCACCAATGCGCACGCGGTGCTGCTCGCGCCGCCGCGCGCGGCCGCCGGCGAAACGGCGGCTGGCGCGGACGAAGGCGCGCAATTGCTGGTCGTTTCCGCGAAATCCGACGCCTCGCTGCGCGGCAACGCGGCGCGGCTGGCCGCCCATCTGGCCGGGCTCGACGCCGCGGCGTGGGCGGCCGCCTGCCACGCGTCGCGGGCGGCGCGCTCGCATTTCCCGCATCGGCTCGCGCTGACGGCAGCCAGCGCGGAAGAGATGGCGCGCGAGCTGAGCCGCTTCGCGCGCGGCGAGGACGCCGCCGTTCACAGCGGCGTGTGCGGCGGGATGCCACCCAGCCGCGACGCGTCGCCGGAGACGGCGGACGCGGGACGCGAACCGGCCGAGCGGCTGGACGCCTTGGCGCGGCGCTATGTGGCCGGCCTGCCGGTCGACTGGCCGACGCCGGCCGGCGCCGGGCGCCGCGTCGCGCGGCTGCCGAGCTACGCTTTTGATCGCCAGCCTTACTGGGTGGACGAAGGGCGGGCGCAGGCGGAGTCGCCGCTGTACCGCATCGCCTGGCAGCCGCTGCCGGCCCCGGCCGGCGCGCGCCGCTCGGGCGAGCGCATCGTCGCCGGCGATCCGGCCTTGTGCGCGGAAGTGGCGCGCGCGCTGGAAGCCGCCGGCGAGCGCTGCGCGATTGCGCCCGCCGAGATCGACGCCATCCGCCGCGCGGGCGACGCCGGCCTGGTGCTCGCCTTCGACCGCGCGGCCGGAGACGAGGACGCGCTGGCGGCCGTCGCGCGGCGCGGCGCCTTGTTGAGCGCGCTGGCGCGAGAGCGCGCCGCGACGCCGTCGGCGGCGCCGATCACGGTTGTCACGCGCGGCGGGGCGGCCACCGGGCCGGCGGAGGAGCTCGATCCCGTCCTCGCCGCCTTGAGCGCGGCCGTGCGCGTCGCGCGGCGGGAACAGGGCCGGAGCTGGCGCGGCACGATAGATATCGACGGTTCGCCGGCGTCCTTCGACGCGCTGGCGGCTTTGCTCGCCGACGACGCCGCCGAGGAGCAATTGGCGGTGCGCGGCGCCACCGTGCTGGCGCCGCGGCTGCGGCGCGCCGGCGCCGGCGCGGCCGGCGCACTCCCCGCGCTGGACGGCGACGCCGTCTATGTGGTGACCGGCGGCACCGGCGCCTTGGGCCTCGCCACCGCGCGCTGGCTGGCCGGGCGCGGCGCGCGCCATCTGCTGTTGATCAGCCGCGGCGGCGAAGCCGGCGCGGCGGCGCAGGCCGCTTGCGCCCGTCTGCGCGGCGACGGCGTCGAGGTCCGCGTGGCGGCCGCCGACGTCGCCGACGAGGCCGCCTTGCGCGGGGCGCTCGCCGCGGCCGGCCGGCCGATACGCGGCGTCGCGCACTGCGCGGGCATTGTGCGCGACGCGACGCTGGACGCGCTGGACGCCGCGGCCTTCGCCGAGACCCTGCGCGCCAAGGTGGGCGGCGCGGTCTTGCTGGACCGGCTGACCGAGGCCGAGCCGCTGGACTTCTTCCTGTTGTATTCGTCCATCTCCGCGGCGGTCGGCCGTCACGGCCAGGCCGCCTACGCCGCCGCCAACGGTTATCTCGACGCGCTGGCGCAGCGGCGGCGCTTGCGCGCGCGGCCGGCGCTGTCCATAGGCTGGGGATCGTGGGCGGCCGGCATGGGCGCGGCCGACGCGAAGACGGCGGAACGGATTCGCGCCGGCGGCCTGAACCCGCTGAGCGAGGGCGAGGCCTTCGCCGCGCTGGAACGGGCGTTCACCGGCGAGCCGCATCTGGTGGTGGCCGCGATCGATCTTGCGCGGATCGCGGCGCAGCCCGATCTGCCGCCGCTGATCGAAGGCCTGGTCGGCCGCGCGCCGGCGGCGAATGCGCGGACCCTGTCTTTCGACCAACTGCGCGGCCGTCCCGCCGGCGAGCGCCGCGCGCGGGTCGCCGACTATCTGGACGCGGAATTGCGCGCGGTGCTGTCCAGCCCGGCCGCCTTGCCGCGTCAGACTTCGCTGCTGGATCTGGGCGTGGACTCGCTGACCGGCGCGGAACTGCGCAACGCGCTTGAGCGCGCGCTGGGGGTGTCCGTCGCGATCTCGCACCTGATCGACGGCTCCTCGCTGGACGAGCTGATCGACCAGGTGATGGCGCAACTGGAGCGCAAGCTGGTGACGGAACAACATTCGGCCGCGGGCGCCGACACGGAGGAAATCACGCTATGA